One window of Desulfobacterales bacterium genomic DNA carries:
- a CDS encoding glycosyltransferase family 4 protein, whose translation MENRQTGKGDKGGALGIIRVAYLFNHSFFLGGGEISFLELIRSVDRRRIDPVALVPEEGEIAVQLRSFGITVRSCSIPSLRRMPKGAPFGSLFRLVRIIRGSGVHFLHVNGSRACLYGGLAGRMLGIPVIWHVRETIRDIFFYDGFLALLAGIIVCVSRGVQVTRFGRFGNRIKNRTVVVYNGVDTRKFKRNQIARQRFREKLGVKDEILFGIVGSILPLKGQDFFLKGLIRAIQRKPGLPVKVLIIGRTVDLAYYAMIRRLVSDMGLDGHVHFRDFYENIRNVFSGLDVFVLPSSREGFSRSLLEAMSVGLPVLASRIGEIEEAVTDAINAILVDFNDLEGMASAIIKLTEDARLRSRLAEKNRKRAMENFDLQSHARSIEGVYSKLLSGGGP comes from the coding sequence ATGGAGAACCGGCAGACGGGCAAAGGAGACAAGGGAGGGGCGTTGGGTATTATTAGAGTGGCATATCTCTTCAATCATTCCTTCTTTTTGGGAGGAGGAGAGATCAGTTTCTTGGAACTCATAAGGAGTGTCGACAGGAGGCGTATTGATCCCGTGGCATTGGTGCCTGAAGAGGGCGAGATTGCCGTCCAGCTGAGGAGTTTCGGTATTACTGTCCGCTCATGCAGTATTCCTTCCCTCAGGCGAATGCCAAAAGGAGCTCCTTTTGGCTCGCTTTTCAGGCTTGTGAGGATTATCAGGGGTAGCGGGGTACATTTTTTGCATGTGAACGGGTCTAGAGCCTGCCTTTACGGAGGGCTTGCAGGTCGCATGCTGGGTATTCCGGTTATATGGCACGTGCGCGAGACCATCAGAGACATTTTTTTCTATGACGGATTCCTTGCTTTGCTGGCCGGAATCATAGTGTGTGTTTCAAGGGGGGTCCAGGTTACGCGGTTTGGTAGATTCGGGAACAGGATAAAAAACAGGACCGTGGTGGTATATAACGGTGTGGATACCAGGAAATTCAAAAGGAACCAAATAGCGAGACAGAGGTTCAGAGAGAAACTAGGCGTAAAGGACGAAATTCTTTTCGGTATCGTGGGAAGCATCTTGCCGCTTAAGGGTCAGGACTTCTTTTTGAAAGGACTGATCAGAGCAATACAAAGAAAACCGGGTCTTCCGGTAAAGGTCCTGATCATTGGGCGAACAGTGGATCTCGCATATTATGCAATGATCCGCAGGCTTGTTTCGGACATGGGCCTGGACGGTCATGTCCATTTTCGTGATTTTTACGAGAACATCAGAAACGTTTTTTCCGGGCTCGATGTCTTTGTTTTGCCCTCCTCAAGGGAAGGCTTCAGCAGATCGCTTTTAGAGGCCATGAGCGTAGGATTGCCGGTCTTGGCCTCCAGAATAGGCGAGATTGAAGAGGCCGTAACTGATGCCATTAACGCAATTCTTGTCGATTTCAATGACTTGGAGGGAATGGCTTCTGCTATTATTAAGTTAACGGAAGACGCGAGGCTGAGAAGTCGTTTGGCCGAAAAGAACAGAAAGAGGGCGATGGAGAACTTTGATCTGCAGTCCCACGCAAGATCGATTGAAGGGGTTTATTCTAAGCTGTTGTCCGGGGGGGGACCATGA
- a CDS encoding glycosyltransferase family 4 protein: protein MRILVLTPTFLPALGGAELVILQVFRRLARRHTVLVLTPHLSQKILESSSSKEYDRLINFKVSRYHDRLTMFRVRGHRLTRGLIPPFSLSAVSAVKRAAGEFRPHVMNVHYVMPTGLAGLYAQRFLRVPCVITYNGRDVPGPGVPPLWKYWHRFVGLGCADMTFVSGYCRDVIYGSSSHHGHVIYNGVEEPVPVSYEQLASFRARFDIPRKAPVLFALQRVDALKRIDVIIRSMPGILTREPEARLIIGGKGEDLERLKCLAVELGIEGRVIFPGFIPDGEIPVYQMAADLFLFHSTFETFGIVLAEAMNYEKAVVSVSNTAIREVVDNGHTGLLVPTLDHRAFAQAVLELIRDRPQREEMGRRGYEKVKRLFLWDAIAGQYESVLESAAFGESLP from the coding sequence TCACACCGTCCTGGTTCTGACTCCTCACCTGTCCCAAAAGATTCTGGAGAGCAGCAGTTCGAAGGAATATGACAGATTGATAAATTTTAAGGTAAGCCGCTATCATGACAGGCTGACCATGTTCAGGGTGAGGGGACACCGACTTACCCGCGGACTGATTCCTCCCTTTTCCCTGTCGGCCGTTTCGGCCGTAAAGCGGGCTGCGGGGGAATTCAGGCCCCATGTTATGAACGTCCACTATGTAATGCCCACAGGTCTTGCGGGCCTTTACGCCCAGAGATTTCTCAGAGTTCCCTGCGTCATCACATATAACGGCCGCGATGTGCCAGGACCCGGGGTCCCGCCCTTGTGGAAATACTGGCACAGGTTCGTCGGCCTTGGCTGTGCGGATATGACTTTCGTGTCAGGATACTGCCGGGACGTTATCTACGGTTCATCTTCCCATCACGGCCATGTAATCTATAACGGAGTCGAGGAGCCGGTCCCTGTCTCTTATGAACAGCTGGCCTCTTTTCGAGCGAGGTTTGACATACCCCGAAAGGCCCCGGTTCTATTTGCGTTGCAGCGGGTGGACGCCCTCAAGCGGATCGACGTTATCATCAGAAGCATGCCCGGGATCCTTACCCGTGAACCGGAAGCGCGTCTGATCATAGGTGGAAAGGGAGAGGATCTTGAACGTCTTAAATGCCTCGCTGTTGAACTGGGGATTGAAGGCAGGGTGATCTTTCCCGGATTCATTCCCGACGGCGAGATACCCGTGTATCAGATGGCGGCGGACCTGTTCCTGTTTCACTCCACGTTCGAAACATTCGGGATTGTCTTGGCCGAGGCCATGAACTATGAAAAGGCCGTGGTATCGGTATCAAATACGGCAATAAGGGAGGTCGTCGACAACGGTCACACCGGCCTCCTTGTACCCACTCTTGACCACCGGGCCTTTGCTCAAGCGGTCCTGGAGCTGATCAGGGACAGGCCCCAGCGGGAAGAGATGGGAAGGAGAGGATACGAGAAGGTGAAGCGGCTGTTCCTCTGGGACGCCATTGCCGGACAGTATGAGTCGGTACTTGAATCGGCCGCGTTCGGGGAGAGCCTCCCCTGA